One genomic window of Parabacteroides pacaensis includes the following:
- a CDS encoding alpha-L-arabinofuranosidase C-terminal domain-containing protein, with product MKKLFAFMGSICFIAFLCDPVQAARPLSANQPDSVYLFAYATNKNFNRNGLHFAWSKDKTKWFCLGPEHSYLRCDYGRWGAEKRMITPFIIQSPDGWWHCIWSLNEKDGTFAHAASKDLIHWKRQSYPVMAQGKNCLQPEIAYRHETGEYTITWISSSEPAGSTRYSTTTLDFKNYTPAKSCSGSSNKRETFVLTDTPETGTVHKVAWETVENLINEYQLVAYKNQLFNEQAADDPVRFAWLKPLHATLLVDTRQSFPISQHLFGVFFEDISYAADGGLYAELVQNRDFEYDPSDKEGNDKTWNSYKAWSLTGNQMSFHIDTVSPIHPHNPHYAVLDVASSGDGLANEGFDGIVLKAGEKYNASLFARLLNGGKKGKLTVRLTGKNGEVYGTAITRPISSKWEKYTVSFTALQDAVDARLEVVPQFTGKIGLDMISLFPQKTFKGRTNGLRPDIAQTIADLHPRFVRFPGGCVAHGDGLGNIYRWKNTIGPLEARKPQRNLWGYHQTAGLGYFEFFQFCEDIKAEPLPVIAAGVPCQNSGTGGSGQQGGIPMCDMPQYIQDILDLIEYANGDVKTTWGKKRAEAGHPQPFNLKYIGIGNEDLITDIFEERFTMIFNALKEKHPEITVIGTVGPFCEGTDYEEGWEIATKLGVPIVDEHYYQTPGWFIYNQDFYDKYDRNKSKVYLGEYAAHLPGRPNNLETALAEALYLTSVERNGDVVEMTSYAPLLAKEGHTHWNPDLIYFNNREVKPTVGYYVQQLYGQNAGNEYLPGKSSLAGNNNPAVQRRFATSVVRDTLNQVVIVKLVNLLPVSIQTDVKLDGLTNLASTGSRTVLTGEISSKTAKPVSDSIPVGPEFSCSLPAYSFTVIRIKINS from the coding sequence ATGAAAAAGCTTTTCGCTTTTATGGGGTCCATCTGTTTTATCGCTTTTCTTTGCGACCCGGTACAAGCCGCGCGCCCCCTTTCTGCTAATCAGCCGGATTCGGTTTATCTTTTTGCTTATGCTACTAATAAAAACTTCAACCGGAACGGCCTTCATTTTGCATGGAGTAAAGACAAAACGAAATGGTTTTGCCTGGGTCCGGAACATAGTTATTTACGATGCGATTACGGGAGATGGGGAGCCGAAAAGAGAATGATTACTCCTTTTATTATACAATCTCCCGATGGGTGGTGGCACTGCATCTGGAGTTTAAATGAAAAAGACGGCACTTTTGCCCATGCCGCGTCCAAAGATTTGATTCATTGGAAAAGACAATCGTATCCGGTTATGGCACAAGGCAAAAATTGTTTACAGCCGGAGATAGCCTACCGGCATGAAACAGGAGAATATACCATAACTTGGATAAGCTCTTCCGAACCGGCAGGATCAACCCGGTATTCTACTACTACCCTGGATTTCAAAAATTATACGCCGGCAAAAAGTTGCTCCGGAAGTAGTAACAAAAGAGAAACCTTTGTCCTTACAGATACACCGGAGACAGGAACCGTTCATAAAGTAGCTTGGGAAACTGTTGAAAACTTAATAAATGAGTATCAATTGGTTGCTTATAAAAATCAATTGTTTAACGAACAGGCAGCCGATGATCCGGTTCGTTTTGCTTGGTTAAAACCTTTACATGCCACCCTTTTGGTCGACACCCGGCAGAGCTTCCCTATCAGCCAACATCTTTTCGGTGTTTTTTTTGAAGATATCAGTTATGCTGCCGACGGAGGTTTATATGCAGAACTGGTACAAAACCGGGATTTTGAATACGACCCGAGCGATAAAGAAGGAAACGACAAAACATGGAACAGTTACAAAGCCTGGAGCTTGACCGGTAATCAAATGTCTTTTCATATAGACACCGTCTCTCCTATCCATCCCCATAATCCCCACTATGCGGTACTCGATGTTGCGTCGTCCGGAGACGGATTAGCGAACGAAGGGTTTGACGGGATTGTACTGAAAGCCGGGGAAAAGTACAATGCTTCCCTGTTCGCCCGTTTATTGAACGGCGGGAAGAAGGGGAAATTAACTGTCCGGTTGACCGGGAAAAACGGGGAAGTATACGGAACTGCTATCACCCGGCCTATTTCTTCCAAGTGGGAAAAATACACTGTTTCTTTTACAGCTCTTCAAGATGCGGTTGATGCCCGTCTGGAAGTTGTCCCTCAATTTACCGGCAAGATAGGGTTGGATATGATCTCTCTTTTCCCTCAAAAAACATTCAAGGGACGTACCAATGGTTTACGCCCGGATATTGCGCAGACCATTGCAGACCTGCATCCGCGTTTTGTCCGTTTCCCCGGCGGTTGTGTAGCGCATGGCGACGGGTTAGGAAACATTTACCGGTGGAAGAATACAATCGGTCCGTTGGAAGCACGCAAGCCTCAACGTAATTTATGGGGGTATCACCAAACTGCAGGCTTGGGGTACTTTGAGTTTTTCCAGTTTTGCGAAGATATAAAAGCCGAGCCTCTCCCGGTTATTGCAGCCGGAGTTCCTTGCCAGAACTCCGGGACGGGAGGAAGCGGACAGCAAGGCGGTATTCCTATGTGCGATATGCCGCAGTATATACAAGATATATTGGATTTAATTGAGTACGCCAATGGAGATGTTAAGACAACCTGGGGTAAAAAACGTGCCGAAGCGGGCCATCCGCAGCCTTTTAATTTAAAATACATAGGAATTGGAAACGAAGATCTTATTACGGATATTTTCGAAGAACGTTTTACTATGATTTTCAATGCCTTGAAAGAAAAACATCCGGAAATCACGGTTATCGGCACAGTAGGCCCTTTCTGCGAAGGAACCGATTACGAAGAAGGATGGGAAATAGCTACCAAGTTAGGTGTGCCTATAGTAGACGAACATTATTATCAAACGCCGGGGTGGTTCATCTACAACCAAGATTTTTATGATAAATATGATCGCAACAAGTCCAAAGTTTATCTGGGAGAATATGCAGCCCATTTACCGGGACGTCCCAACAATTTGGAGACAGCTTTGGCGGAAGCATTGTATCTTACTTCTGTAGAACGGAATGGGGACGTGGTAGAAATGACGTCCTATGCTCCTTTGCTGGCAAAAGAAGGACATACTCACTGGAATCCGGACCTGATTTATTTCAACAACCGGGAGGTAAAGCCTACCGTAGGGTATTATGTACAACAGTTATACGGCCAAAATGCCGGAAATGAATACTTGCCGGGAAAAAGTAGTTTAGCCGGCAACAACAATCCGGCAGTACAGAGAAGATTTGCAACTTCCGTAGTGCGCGACACGCTCAACCAGGTAGTGATTGTAAAACTGGTCAATCTTTTACCGGTTTCTATCCAAACGGATGTAAAGCTCGACGGATTAACGAACCTGGCTTCCACAGGCAGCCGGACGGTTTTAACCGGCGAAATCAGCAGTAAAACAGCAAAGCCTGTTTCCGATTCGATACCTGTAGGTCCCGAATTTTCTTGTTCGTTACCGGCTTATTCATTTACCGTAATCCGGATAAAAATTAACTCATAA
- a CDS encoding HAD family hydrolase: protein MKKLVIFDLDGTLLNTIEDLARSTNYALKQAGFPQHPIEKYKFFVGNGINKLFERALPEGARTPENVLDIRKEFLPYYDAHNAEYTRPYPSIPELLHTLQTKGYKLAVASNKYQKATEKLIGHYFPEVRFTAVFGQQEHVPIKPDPTIIHNIMQIAGVTKEEVMYIGDSGVDMQTAFNSGVCSIGVTWGFRPKSELEENKAVHIIDKPEEALLYLV, encoded by the coding sequence ATGAAAAAGTTAGTTATATTCGACCTGGACGGGACGTTATTAAATACGATTGAAGACTTAGCCCGTAGCACCAATTATGCCCTCAAACAGGCAGGATTTCCCCAACATCCTATTGAAAAGTACAAGTTCTTTGTGGGCAATGGCATTAATAAGCTCTTCGAACGAGCTTTGCCGGAAGGAGCAAGAACTCCGGAAAACGTATTGGACATACGAAAAGAGTTCTTGCCTTATTATGATGCTCACAACGCAGAGTATACCCGGCCTTATCCTTCTATTCCCGAACTACTTCATACATTGCAAACGAAGGGATATAAACTAGCAGTTGCGTCTAACAAATACCAGAAAGCAACGGAGAAATTGATCGGCCATTATTTCCCCGAGGTTCGTTTTACCGCAGTCTTCGGCCAGCAAGAACATGTTCCGATAAAACCGGACCCTACCATTATACATAATATTATGCAAATCGCAGGAGTTACAAAAGAGGAAGTAATGTATATAGGGGATTCGGGTGTAGACATGCAAACAGCATTTAACAGCGGTGTATGTTCCATCGGGGTAACTTGGGGCTTCCGTCCTAAATCGGAGTTGGAAGAAAATAAAGCGGTACATATTATTGATAAGCCGGAAGAGGCTTTATTATATTTGGTGTAA
- the mutA gene encoding methylmalonyl-CoA mutase small subunit, giving the protein MAEQKEKLFSEFAPVTTEAWKEKIVTDLKGADFDKKLVWKTGEGFNVYPFYRAEDIEGLKITESLPGQFPYVRGTKADNNWKVRQNLEVECFKAANEKALDLLNKGVNSLGFIIKKEDVNAENIAALLEGICPECVELNFKTCNCKAVELIHILADYLKEKGADVSKCFGSVNFDPFKKMLVKGRNVENWIEKAMAVLEAGRALPRYRVLAVDACLFNNAGSYITQELGYALAWGNELLAKLSEAGFTVDEVAKKIRFNFGISSNYFLEIAKFRAGRWLWAEIVAAYHPQCQRDCENSKPDGLCRCAAKMNVHAQTSQWNMTIYDAHVNLLRSQTEAMSATLGGIDSLTVLPFDEVYKNPDDFSERIARNQQLLLKEECHFDKVVDPSAGSYYIENLTVSVADQAWKIFLEVEDKGGFYAAVKAGEVQNAINEASSKRKAAVATRREILLGTNQFPNFTEVAAGKIEKTGACCCGCNAEKTLPTLNFDRGAKEFEDLRLSTEKSGKTPKAFMLTIGNLAMRLARSQFSCNFFACAGYKVIDNLGFDTVEAGVEAAMAAGAEIVVLCSSDDEYAELAPKAFAALNGRAQFVVAGAPACMEDLKAQGIDQFINVRSNVLETLKAFNKKLNIN; this is encoded by the coding sequence ATGGCAGAACAAAAAGAAAAGCTTTTCTCCGAATTTGCTCCGGTTACGACCGAGGCATGGAAGGAGAAAATTGTAACCGACCTGAAAGGAGCGGACTTTGATAAAAAGCTCGTTTGGAAAACAGGAGAAGGATTTAACGTATATCCTTTTTATCGCGCAGAGGATATTGAAGGACTGAAAATAACCGAGTCTCTGCCCGGTCAGTTCCCTTACGTCCGTGGTACTAAAGCCGATAACAACTGGAAGGTGCGCCAAAACTTGGAAGTAGAATGTTTCAAAGCTGCTAACGAAAAAGCGCTGGATTTATTGAACAAAGGTGTTAACTCGCTAGGTTTTATTATTAAAAAGGAAGATGTAAATGCGGAAAACATAGCAGCCTTGCTCGAAGGTATCTGTCCTGAATGTGTAGAACTTAACTTCAAAACTTGCAATTGTAAAGCTGTAGAACTTATCCACATCCTTGCTGATTACTTAAAAGAAAAAGGAGCGGATGTAAGCAAATGCTTCGGTTCCGTAAACTTTGACCCGTTTAAAAAGATGTTAGTCAAAGGCCGGAATGTAGAAAACTGGATAGAAAAAGCAATGGCGGTTTTGGAAGCAGGAAGAGCACTTCCTCGTTACCGGGTTTTAGCAGTAGATGCTTGCTTGTTCAATAATGCAGGGTCTTACATTACGCAAGAGCTTGGGTATGCACTGGCATGGGGAAACGAATTGCTTGCCAAATTGTCGGAAGCCGGTTTTACGGTTGATGAAGTTGCAAAGAAAATCCGATTCAATTTCGGTATTAGCTCTAATTACTTTCTGGAAATTGCTAAATTCCGTGCCGGCCGTTGGTTGTGGGCGGAAATTGTTGCTGCTTATCATCCACAATGTCAACGCGATTGCGAAAATAGTAAACCTGACGGCTTATGCCGTTGTGCAGCTAAAATGAATGTACATGCGCAAACTTCGCAATGGAACATGACTATTTACGATGCTCACGTAAACTTGTTGCGTTCTCAAACAGAAGCTATGTCGGCTACTTTGGGGGGAATCGATTCATTGACAGTTCTTCCGTTTGACGAAGTATATAAGAATCCGGATGATTTTTCCGAACGTATAGCACGCAATCAACAATTGTTACTGAAAGAAGAATGTCATTTTGATAAAGTAGTAGATCCGTCGGCCGGCTCTTATTATATTGAAAATCTGACTGTGTCGGTAGCCGATCAAGCTTGGAAAATCTTCCTGGAGGTAGAAGATAAAGGCGGATTTTACGCTGCTGTTAAAGCCGGTGAAGTGCAGAATGCGATCAACGAAGCTTCTTCAAAACGGAAAGCTGCTGTTGCTACGCGCCGGGAAATATTGTTAGGTACGAACCAATTCCCTAATTTCACAGAAGTTGCAGCCGGTAAAATTGAAAAAACAGGTGCATGTTGCTGTGGTTGTAATGCAGAAAAAACTTTGCCTACCTTGAATTTTGATCGTGGTGCAAAAGAATTTGAAGATCTCCGCCTTTCTACAGAAAAAAGTGGAAAGACTCCGAAAGCTTTTATGCTCACTATCGGCAATTTGGCTATGCGCTTGGCGCGTTCACAATTCTCGTGTAACTTTTTTGCTTGTGCAGGATATAAGGTTATCGATAACTTGGGATTTGATACGGTGGAAGCTGGAGTAGAAGCTGCTATGGCTGCCGGAGCCGAAATCGTAGTTCTTTGTTCGAGTGATGACGAATATGCCGAATTGGCTCCTAAAGCATTTGCTGCTTTAAACGGACGTGCTCAATTTGTAGTAGCCGGAGCACCTGCCTGTATGGAAGATTTGAAAGCACAAGGTATCGACCAGTTTATCAACGTCCGTTCCAATGTGCTCGAAACATTGAAAGCATTCAACAAGAAGTTAAATATTAATTAA
- a CDS encoding GxxExxY protein — MDREQYNIITGIVIGASIEVHRELGPGLLESVYEACLTEELASRGLKVKNQVFLPILYKEKALGKNFKIDLLIEDEVIVELKSVEKLLDVHEIQLVTYLRLANKKLGLLINFNVPVLTKGVRRRINGIL, encoded by the coding sequence ATGGATAGAGAACAATACAATATAATAACCGGCATTGTCATCGGGGCATCAATAGAGGTACACCGTGAATTAGGACCCGGTTTGTTGGAATCCGTTTATGAAGCTTGTTTGACAGAAGAACTTGCAAGTCGAGGTTTAAAAGTGAAAAATCAGGTGTTTCTTCCTATTTTATATAAAGAAAAAGCTTTAGGCAAAAACTTTAAGATAGATTTATTGATAGAAGATGAAGTAATAGTAGAATTGAAGTCCGTAGAAAAATTACTAGATGTTCACGAAATTCAGTTAGTTACTTATCTACGATTGGCTAATAAGAAACTCGGTTTGCTTATAAACTTTAATGTGCCTGTATTAACAAAGGGTGTCAGACGACGTATTAACGGAATATTATAA